A window of the Buteo buteo chromosome 8, bButBut1.hap1.1, whole genome shotgun sequence genome harbors these coding sequences:
- the PRDM15 gene encoding PR domain zinc finger protein 15 isoform X4, whose amino-acid sequence MTMIFTSPPPGTSHQELSCECDVCLVVMESDKEGNKISSKPSSAVFPHKKTKKSSIPAADPAVNAPEGTGAAEAESSQWTCKVCSSAFQEPQLLTEHLLSHLEQAKGARQTSQNGAVAEKAAEGPPVDQPVICDAASASTDSRRKARRGRKPKTAKAETPLVVVEEKDSAVERVADVVTEVPPEEVALPSAAEERIMELVLGKMPSTTNSISSVTNRFAHHQNTMSLKRSLILSSRHGIRRKLIKQLGEHKRVYQCSICSKIFQNSSNLSRHIRSHGDKLFKCEECAKLFSRKESLKQHVSYKHSRNEVDGEYRYKCTTCEKAFRIESALEFHNCRTDDKTFQCEMCFRFFSTNSNLSKHKKKHGDKKFACEICNKMFYRKDVMLDHQRRHLEGVRRVKREDFEHSTENMVRYKKEPSGCPVCGKVFSCRSNMNKHLLTHGDKKYTCEICGRKFFRVDVLRDHIHVHFKDIALMDDHQREEFIGKIGISSEENDDNSDESADSEPHKYSCKRCQLTFGRGKEYLKHIMDVHKEKGYGCSICNRRFALKATYHAHMVIHRENLPDPNVQKYIHPCEICGRIFNSIGNLERHKLIHTGVKSHACEQCGKSFARKDMLKEHMRVHDNIREYLCAECGKGMKTKHALRHHMKLHKGIKEYECKECHRKFAQKVNMLKHYKRHTGIKDFMCELCGKTFSERNTMETHKLIHTVGKQWTCSVCDKKYVTDYMLQKHIQLTHDKVEAQSCQLCGTKVSTRASMSRHMRRKHPEILSVRIGDLEQLPETTTIDASSIGIVQPELALEQGELPEGKQHMKASKRGQKRKQKSGEEEEAQVPEDPAFSEYTEKEGEFTGNVGDETNSAVQSIQQVVVTLGGPNVTAPSSSVGLTNITVTPITTAAGTQFTNLQPVAVGHLTAPERQLQLDNSILTVTFDTVSGSAMLHNRQNDIQIQPQPEAANPQSVAHFINLATLVNSIAPLGNQITEQHPLTWRSVPQTDVLQSQAQPTQQQSGQQQVQTEQQQQMYSY is encoded by the exons TGAATGCTCCAGAAGGCActggagctgcagaagcagagtcCAGCCAGTGGACGTGTAAAGTGTGTTCATCTGCCTTCCAGGAGCCTCAGCTGCTCACAG AACACTTGCTGAGTCACCTGGAACAAGCTAAAGGTGCCCGCCAAACCAGCCAAAATGGGGCTGttgcagagaaagcagcagagggTCCTCCTGTGGATCAGCCAGTGATTTGTGATGCAGCCAGTGCCAGTACAGACTCAAGGAGGAAGGCCAGGCGGGGAAGAAAGcccaaaacagcaaaagcagaaacaccTCTTGTCGTTGTTGAAGAGAAAGATTCTGCAG TGGAACGTGTAGCTGATGTTGTAACAGAGGTCCCACCAGAAGAGGTAGCCTTGccttcagctgcagaagagaGGATTATGGAATTGGTTTTAGGAAAGATGCCTAGCACCACAAATAGCATCAGTTCAGTGACAAA TAGGTTTGCTCATCACCAAAACACCATGTCCCTCAAAAGAAGTTTAATTCTCTCCAGTAGACATGGTATACGGCGGAAGCTGATAAAACAACTTGGGGAGCACAAGAGAGTCTATCAATGCAGTATCTGCAGTAAGATCTTCCAGAACAGCAGCAACCTCAGCAGGCACATCCGTTCTCACG GTGACAAACTATTTAAATGTGAGGAATGCGCAAAGCTGTTCAGCCGTAAAGAGAGCTTGAAGCAGCATGTTTCATACAAGCACAGCAGGAACGAA GTTGATGGTGAGTACAGATACAAGTGCACCACGTGTGAAAAGGCCTTTCGGATAGAGAGTGCATTGGAATTCCATAACTGCAGGACAG ATGACAAGACATTCCAATGTGAGATGTGTTTCAGATTCTTTTCTACAAACAGTAatctttcaaaacacaaaaaaaagcatgggGATAAGAAGTTTGCATGTGAAATCTGCAATAAAATGTTCTACCGGAAGGATGTCATGCTAGACCATCAAAGACGACACTTGGAAG GGGTGAGGCGTGTGAAAAGAGAAGACTTtgagcacagcacagaaaacatggTTCGCTACAAGAAGGAGCCTTCGGGATGCCCTGTGTGCGGGAAG gtaTTTTCATGTAGGAGCAATATGAACAAACATCTTTTAACACATGGAGACAAGAAATACACTTGTGAAATCTGTGGACGTAAATTTTTCAGGGTGGATGTGTTGAGAGATCATATTCATGTCCATTTTAAG GACATAGCACTAATGGATGATCACCAGAGAGAAGAGTTCATTGGTAAAATTGGAATCTCATCAGAGGAAAACGATGACAACTCTGATGAAAGTGCAGATTCTGAGCCTCACAAGTATAGCTGCAAAAGGTGCCAG TTGACTTTCGGCAGAGGGAAGGAGTACCTGAAGCACATAATGGACGTGCACAAGGAGAAAGGCTATGGCTGTAGCATTTGTAATCGACGTTTTGCCTTGAAGGCAACTTACCATGCACACATGGTCATTCATCGGGAGAACCTGCCTGATCCTAATGTGCAGAA ATACATCCATCCATGTGAAATCTGTGGAAGGATTTTTAACAGTATAGGAAATCTGGAAAGACATAAGCTTATACATACAG gtgtaAAAAGTCATGCTTGTGAGCAATGTGGCAAATCATTTGCTAGAAAAGACATGTTAAAAGAACATATGCGAGTCCATGATAATATCCGAGAATACTTGTGTGCAGAATGTGGCAAAG GAATGAAGACAAAACATGCACTTCGTCACCACATGAAACTTCACAAAGGGATTAAAGAATATGAATGCAAAGAATGTCACCGAAAATTTGCACAGAAAGTCAACATGCTGAAGCATTACAAAAGACACACGG GAATCAAAGATTTCATGTGTGAGCTCTGTGGCAAGACATTTAGTGAGAGAAATACAATGGAGACTCATAAGTTGATTCATACAG TAGGAAAACAGTGGACATGTTCAGTCTGTGATAAGAAATATGTCACTGATTACATGCTACAGAAGCACATCCAGCTCACTCATGATAAGGTAGAAGCCCAGAGCTGTCAGCTGTGTGGGACAAAGGTTTCTACCAGAGCATCCATGAGTCGACATATGAGGCGTAAACATCCAGAG ATTCTTTCGGTGAGGATTGGTGATTTAGAGCAGCTGCCAGAGACGACTACCATTGATGCCTCCTCAATTGGGATTGTTCAG CCGGAATTAGCCTTGGAACAGGGAGAATTACCAGAAGGGAAACAGCATATGAAAGCTTCTAAACGTGGCCAGAAACGAAAACAAAAgtcaggtgaggaggaggaagctcaAGTGCCTGAGGACCCTGCCTTCAGTGAATACACAGAGAAGGAAGGTGAATTCACAGGGAATGTTGGAGATGAGACTAATTCAGCTGTACAGAGCATCCAGCAG gTGGTGGTGACCCTTGGTGGCCCAAATGTCACAGCCCCTTCCAGTTCTGTGGGGCTGACAAATATCACTGTTACCCCCATTACAACGGCAGCTGGAACCCAATTCACAAACCTCCAGCCAGTGGCTGTGGGCCATCTGACTGCACCTGAACGGCAGTTACAGCTGGACAACTCAATTCTCACCGTGACGTTTGACACTGTCAGTGGTTCTGCCATGCTGCACAATCGCCAAAATGACATTCAGATCCAGCCACAGCCAGAGGCAGCCAATCCTCAGTCTGTGGCCCATTTTATAAACCTGGCCACCTTGGTGAACTCCATTGCTCCTCTAGGGAACCAGATAACAGAACAGCATCCTCTGACGTGGAGGTCAGTGCCTCAGACTGATGTCTTGCAGTCCCAGGCACAGCCAACGCAACAGCAGTCAGGACAGCAACAGGTTCAAACAGAGCAACAACAACAGATGTATAGCTACTAA